A section of the Bacteroidota bacterium genome encodes:
- a CDS encoding succinate dehydrogenase cytochrome b subunit: MSRFLGPSLIKKLVMSLAGLFLMIFLLLHLTLNLFILRGDNGELYSTCVKFMTTNFLVKIMEIVLFGGLFLHILYGIVIQIQNWISRPVKYKVIHQSQTSFFSKYMIHTGAIIFAFLAIHLTNFYFVKLGFSNAPQGTLPVAGREDFYPMAVNLFSHAGYCWLYIAFMVFIAFHMNHAFQSAFQTLGWNHPIYTPFIKAVGVIYSFVIGIGFSVVPIYFLFFK; this comes from the coding sequence ATGAGCAGATTCTTAGGTCCTTCGTTAATCAAAAAGCTGGTGATGTCGCTGGCGGGTTTGTTTTTAATGATATTTTTATTGTTACACTTAACCCTTAACCTTTTCATTTTGCGTGGTGATAACGGCGAATTGTATTCGACTTGTGTGAAATTTATGACCACCAACTTCCTTGTTAAAATAATGGAAATTGTATTGTTTGGCGGTTTGTTTCTCCATATTTTGTATGGTATCGTCATTCAGATCCAGAACTGGATATCCAGGCCTGTAAAGTACAAAGTAATCCATCAATCTCAGACTTCTTTTTTCTCGAAGTACATGATTCATACAGGTGCCATCATTTTTGCTTTTCTGGCCATCCATTTAACAAACTTTTATTTCGTGAAGTTAGGGTTTTCAAATGCCCCTCAGGGTACCTTGCCTGTTGCCGGCCGTGAAGATTTTTATCCCATGGCAGTCAATCTATTCAGTCATGCCGGTTATTGCTGGTTGTACATCGCTTTTATGGTGTTCATCGCTTTCCACATGAATCATGCATTCCAGAGTGCATTTCAGACATTGGGCTGGAACCATCCGATTTATACTCCCTTCATTAAAGCTGTTGGAGTGATATATTCCTTTGTAATCGGAATAGGTTTCTCCGTTGTTCCCATTTACTTTTTGTTTTTTAAATAG